The sequence GCAAGAAGATGAAGGGCTATGAAGGTGAACCAATTGCTGCAGCTCTTCATGCGAATGGAGTAAGGGTGTTGAGCCACAGTAAAAAACTTCACAGGCCCCGCGGGTTTTACTGTGCAATTGGAAACTGCTCCTCCTGTTTGATGACTGTCAATGGAGAACCCAATGTAAGAGTATGCGTGGAAAAGCTGAGAGAAGGAATGGTAGTGGAAACCCAGGAAGGAAGAGGTGATTTAAAATGATTAGAACTGAGGTAGCGGTAGTTGGTGGAGGGCCCGCAGGATTAATGGCATCCCTTGCAGCAGCAAAAATGGGAGCAAACGTTACAATAATAGACAGAAATTCCAGGCTTGGTGGACAGCTGGTAAAACAAACCCACATGTTCTTTGGTTCTGAAAAACAGTACGCTTCTATCAGAGGTGTGGACATAGGAAAATTTTTAGCCTCCGAGGTAGAAAGAAACCCCAAGATTAAAACAATGCTCGATTCCACGGTGGTAGCCTATTATCCCGATGACGGGGTTTTAGGAGT is a genomic window of Thermovenabulum gondwanense containing:
- a CDS encoding (2Fe-2S)-binding protein, with amino-acid sequence MRIEKHPILTFERGREVEFTFNGKKMKGYEGEPIAAALHANGVRVLSHSKKLHRPRGFYCAIGNCSSCLMTVNGEPNVRVCVEKLREGMVVETQEGRGDLK